ATTGAGTTAACATCGATACAGGGCGATTTTTAGTTATATATACATACTccctcagtaaaaaaaaataattatagagATGAATATACAGGTATATCTAGATTATATTCATCCTTAAAATTAACATTTTTTCTTgctgagggagtatattttggCGATGCCATATGCTATAGTACTCCCTTTGTCCAAATTATAAGGCACtatctttttaaaagaaaatcaaactTGGTAACTCTTGattaataatcatactaaccagtattatgcatgttaattatatcactatattcatattttaaaagaattttaatgtcatgctaatttcatatttgttgggAGCATaacatggaataaattaatgATCAAAATGAGTTATTAAagtctgtttaaaaaaaatatagaccctataatttaggacggaggaagtatagaAATCTGGTAACATGGCATTGCAGGAAACCGCTACTGCGCCTGTCACACGTTGTTGACACAATTATTTGAATAGACAAAATGGTGGTTATGAGTTTTTGTTTCTTAAAATCATGAATTGTATGCCTAGGTTtattttttcgcgaacgcgcaaaaggattgcgcgtcaatatattagaagaaaaaatttaTAGTTACATGACGCAATCAGTCAGACCGACTTATGtaaagggaagggggaaaaagcAAAATAAGAAGCTGGAGCTTAAAAAACTACGGCGGCTAAATACAAACTCCAAGCAGCGGGAAGGGGCCGAGCCACGTTACACTCCTAACAAGTCCCTAAAAACGGCAACGCCAGCTAAAGACTATAGATGGCCCTCCTGAGTGGATGGACTCCAGAACCACTGAGACCGAAGAGAACACAAAGTCGAAAAACCTAGAGTTCAGTTCCTTCCACAGCTGCCAAGAGACCAGGAGCACCAGGAAGTCGAAGCTAGCGCGGAGATGCTCAGGTTAGCAGGCCCTGAAGGACGGCCACCAGTCCTAGAACCAGCTGCCACGGGGGAGAGAGGGCATCCCAGCTAGGAGGCGACAGCACACAGAGCCAGACCTACTGAGCAAACACATAGTCGAGGAGGATGTGGTTCGCCGTCTCAAGATCCTGAGTGCAAAAAGGGCAGGCCGAGTGACTATCGATGCCATGCTTCTGGAGGAGATCAGTCGTCCAACAACGCTGTTGGAATGCAAACCAAAGGAAGAACCTGCATTTAGCAGGACCCTTTACGTGCTAGAGAAGATCAGCTCAGGCAAATGAATGCTGGCCATGGAAGAAAGCCTGGTATGCCGAACGCGCAGAGTAGCGCTGGTCATACGTCCAACACCAAATGAGACGATTCTCGACACCCGGTGAGAGCTGTACGTGAAGCACCGCATCCCAAATAAGGAGAAACTGGGAGATGACTGGGACAGTGAGGGCACCGCGGATGTCAGAGACATAGGAGTTGTTCGCCAGACCAGAAGCAACCGTGCGTGAACCTGGAAGACGCTGGGGAACAACGAAGAGGAGATCTGGAGCCAAGGACGCCACCGAGCGGCCATCGATCCATTGGTCGGACCAGAAGAGCATAGACTCACCATTTCCCGGCACGAAGAAAGTGGATGCCGCGAACATGTCGGAGACGGTCTGCTTGACTGgggacttcaggccatcccagCAGGTTtattttttcgcgaacgcgtaAAAAGATTGcacatcaatatattagaagaaaagagttaTAGTTACATGACACAATCAGCCAGACCGGCTTACGTAaagggaaggggaaaaaaagcaaaataagAAGCTGAAGCTTAAAAAACTACGGCGGCTAAATACAAACTCCAAGCAGCGGGAAGGGGCCGAGCCACGCTACACTCCCAACTAGTCCCAAAAACGGCAACGCCAGCTATAGACCATAGATGGCTCTTGACTAGGTTTATTAATTTTTACTAGAGAATTAAAGGTTCAAAATGTAATGTTATCCTCACCGTTGTAGGTAACTGTATCGATCGGTGACGTTTGTGTTTGAATGGAACTCCTAGCAGCAACAGGGCCACGTTTGCTCTGCGAACAGGTCGTAAGTACAACGTACGCACTGAATTTCTTCACCTCTCCAGCCAATCAACGGTGGGCCACATTGCTGAACATATAAATTCCACGTTGCTGAATAAGCACATTGCCGTCAATATATTAAACTTGATCCATTGGAGATAtagtatatttatatagagaatCAACGACTCCATGAAGGCTCAAGTGTCTCATCCATTTCACAGTTATTTCGTGCTCACTTATTAACGATTATGAGTTCTTATCTCATTTTTCCTAATTCACATCTTTCGTTTTTGgtacgcacgcttttcaaattattcaatggtgtgtttttttttaaaaaaatttctatgcgaaagttgttttaaaaaagtattaactatttttatacgaaagttgtttcaatagttaatacttaattaatcgtgcaATAATGCATGTTCCGTTTTATGTGCCGGGAGgcaacccctcctcccgaacacaCCCAGAAGTTAACATCAATTTATTCAGTCCTATGTTCTCGTGGTTCGTCCATGCAAACCAATCAGCTGCAGCTACTGTCCCTATATAAACCTAGCTACTCATCAACTTCGATCATAATCAAGCATCAATCCCTCATTAGCATCGCTGGTTGATACTAAACTAACAGTAGCCATAATCATGGGAAGGCCAGTGGCAACGCTGCTGGTGCTGTGCTTCATCTCTGTcacggcgcgcgccgccgcgttccGCGTGcacggccgcctcctcgccgacgccgcgacGGAGGGAGGCGCCGTCGTGCCCATCCACTGGACCCAGGCAATGAACTACGTCGCGAACTTCACCATcggcacgccgccgcagccggcgtcGGCGGTCATCGACCTCGCCGGGGAGCTCGTCTGGACGCAGTGCAAGCAGTGCGGCCGCTGCTTCGAGCAGGGCACGCCACTGTTCGACCCGACCGCGTCGAACACCTACCGGGCGGAGCCGTGCGGCACCCCGCTCTGCGAGTCCATCCCGAGCGACGTCCGCAACTGCTCCGGCAACGTGTGCGCGTACGAGGCGTCCACCAATGCCGGGGACACCGGCGGCAAGGTCGGCACCGACACCTTCGCCGTCGGGACGGCCAAGGCGAGCCTCGCGTTCGGGTGCGTCGTGGCGAGCGACATCGACACCATGGGCGGGCCTTCCGGGATCGTCGGGCTAGGGAGGACGCCGTGGTCGCTAGTCACCCAGACGGGCGTCGCCGCGTTCTCCTACTGCCTGGCGCCGCACGACGCCGGGAAGAACAGCGCGCTGTTCCTCGGCTCCTCCGcgaagctcgccggcggcggcaaggccgcctcGACGCCGTTCGTCAACATCTCCGGCAACGGCAATGACCTGAGCAACTACTACAAGGTCCAACTCGAAGGGCTGAAGGCCGGCGACGCGATGATCCCGCTGCCGCCGAGCGGCAGCACCGTCCTGCTCGACACCTTCTCGCCGATCAGCTTCCTCGTCGACGGCGCTTACCAGGCCGTCAAGAAGGCGGTGACGGTCGCCGTCGGCGCACCGCCGATGGCGACGCCGGTGGAGCCGTTCGACCTCTGCTTCCCGAAATcgggggcgagcggcgcggcgccggaCCTCGTGTTCACGTTccggggcggcgccgccatgaCGGTGCCGGCGACGAACTACCTGCTCGACTACAAGAACGGCACGGTGTGCCTCGCCATGCTGAGCTCGGCGCGGCTGAACTCGACGACGGAGCTGAGCTTGCTGGGAAGCTTGCAGCAGGAGAACATCCATTTCCTCTTCGACCTCGACAAGGAGACGCTCTCCTTCGAGCCTGCAGACTGCACTAAACTCTCCTAGCTAATCAATGGCTGCTGCTACTTAATTACTTTCTTCATATGTATGTGTACTTCTGAATAACGCAGCCTTGCGGCATGAGCTGCAGCATGCTCATGTTGGTGAAAATAATACTCCATTCTTATTATTATTCTGTGGCGATCTGGCCTACTTCGATTTCAATCTCTGTTccatgtttaatactttaatggTTCATCAACCACTGTAGGAATTAGGATGCTCTCCTAcagtttttctttcaaaaaaaaatgtggttCATCAACCAAGTTTCGTCTTACAGCTTCAGAAACAAACTGCATGCCTCTTCAGTTATCTTAGCAAAACACTCTGAAATTAAATCAGAACGGTAGCTTCAAGTCGATCAATTGTTGGGAGGCATTGCTAAGAAATCTAATTAGTCAATAGTCATGGATTACGAGTTACGACGACTGAACTGATATACCAAATTAATCACCAAATATGACAAGTGGAACTCTAAAACAGCAACATTTATGCTTAATCCACCTTGCATTTCTGGATCACGTGCTGGAGACGACTTTTTCCACCAGAAGCCGCTTCACACGTACTACCACACTCGCACTAACTAACCACGTATTCGCTCcattaaaaataaacaaacttCGCTAAAATGTGATAAATTCTGATAGTACGAATCTAGATAGGTTCTTAAGTACTACGAATTTAAACATACTAAATTCATAATAATGTTATAATGTATCACATCTTGTactatatttattaattttagACTGAATGGGGTAGTAGATGAAGTAGACTAGACCAAACATGAAGCCAGCAGATCAGGGTAAATGTGGTAACCGCAAGTCCAAAGAAAATAAATCCTCTAACTTACTATTCTATGTATATCCACAGCTCATGTTTCCATGGCTGCTCTTATCCTTTTTAGttttttagggggggggggagggggcgtTACCGTGGTAATCGCCGAAAACCGCGTAAAATTCACCTCCAAAAATATAACATTTTTCATTTAACCTGTtccaataatatttataataagcTTTTGTCAAATCTAAAACCTTTTGAATGGAACACTCTCATTTTGTCTTTACAATACTAATCCAATATGTCTAATACAATGGCATGACAAGAAGCCGTTGCTATATCTATCACCCACCGTAGTATGGTAAAATTAAAAACTATTGCCTAGCCATGGTCAAAGGTACGGTTGGCGACATGGCTGAAAGgtttatttaataaaaaaattataaagcTATATACAGTTTTTACTAGAGAACGGTTAAACTGAAGAAAATATTATTCATTCGGATGTAACAACATCAGTGATGTCTGAATGATACTTATGTGCATAATTGAACCTTTATAGTGTGAATGACACcggtattttttttagagaagaatGACACCGATATGGTGCAGTCGTTGTCAATGGTTTTTGAGATAGAATGTCCTAGCTACATGGTTGAGGCGCGATCTATGCGAACAGGTGGTCAGTACTGCTAAAGAAACTTCTACTATGTAGCCAACCAAAAGTTGCCACGTTACGTGCTCAACACATATTCTATAAAGATCCATGCATGTGACGAAAACACAAATTGCTAGGTTTCTTTTGGTTAATTAAAAAGATCAAactgaattttaaattttgagaagATAGATTGAtccaattttatttgtttttatcAATTTATCAATGGTTACAGTAAAATCCACTCATGAACGGTTTTTATTCTCACCATGAACGGTTTTTATTCTCACCATGAACGGTTTTTATTCTCACTATCagaactagcatggtggcccgcgcaatttgcgcgggctagcatcattatattttctctcatataatagcatatatgttttctcattatattatttaaatatattacaatgacaacataattttaaattttgcaataactttacgaaactactaatgtgtaatattcatattgtattttatatacgtgttagttattaattatttttaatatcaattttttgttatttataaattatatattttcctatatggactctagtctcctcttctaatagtccttattttttaattccgaattttaactatttctaaattgtatttctatatggactctagtctactcttctaatattccttattttttaattccgaatttcagctatttctaaattgtatttctgtatggactctgctttttctttttctccgattaatgtgagaatttctaggtcatgagagcaaacgtggaggctcctttttattccgaattttagttagttttaaattcatatatagactctatactctacttctaatattccttattttttaattccaaatttctttttttttcttaattataattctatatagactctatactctacttctaatattccttatttttaattctgaatttctattatttcctgattgtatttctatatggactctatactctacttctaatattccttatttttaattacaaatttcagttatttcctaattgtatttccatatggactctagtctcctcttctaatattccttattttttaattccgaatttcaactatttctaaattgtatttctatatggactctgctttctctttttctccgattaatgtgagaatttctagaccatgagaaCAAATGTggaggctcatttttctattcctttaataatataatagattgtgAACCCAACCCTGCTCCATGAAGGCTCAAGTGGTTCATTCAATTTCACTGTCATTTCGTGCCCACTAATCCTCGACGAGTCTCTCTCGCGTACCAATTAAACGATGAGGCGTACGTTGACATCTCTTtattcagttttttttatcGGTTAGATTTATTCAATTACTATGCGACATTACAGTGTTAGTTAAAATCATCTTACTCCTGGTTTATTGCATGCAGCCAATCATCTGCAGATATAAGCTTCCTATATAAACCCTACCTCTGGACTTTGATCATACTCATTAGCTCGAGACATTAGTCGATCATCATAATGGGAAGGCTAATCGTAACACTGCTCGTGCTGtgcgccgcggcgacgacgtgcgCCGCGGCGCTTCGCGGGCACGACCCCCGGCGAGCCATgcgcggccgcctcctcgccgacggcggcggcgcggtcgtgCCGTTCCACTGGTCCCCCGAGCTCTACAACGTGGCGAACTTCACCATCGGCACGCCGCCGCAGGCCGCGTCGGCGTTCATCGATCTCACCGGCGAGCTCGTCTGGACGCAGTGCTCGCAGTGCATCCACTGCTTCAAGCAGGACCTGCCCGTGTTCGTCCCGAACGCGTCGTCCACCTTCAAGCCGGAGCCGTGCGGCACCGACGTCTGCAAGTCCATCCCGACGCCCAAGTGCGCCAGCGACGTGTGCGCCTACGACGGGGTCACCGGGCTGGGCGGGCACACCGTCGGCATCGTCGCCACTGACACGTTCGCCAtcgggacggcggcgccggcgagcctcGGCTTCGGGTGCGTCGTGGCGAGCGACATCGACACCATGGGCGGGCCTTCCGGGTTCATCGGGTTAGGGAGGACGCCGTGGTCGCTCGTCGCGCAGATGAAGCTCACCAGGTTCTCCTACTGCCTGGCGCCACACGACACCGGGAAGAACAGCCGGCTGTTCCTCGGCGCCTCCGCCAaactggccggcggcggcgcctggaCGCCGTTCGTCAAGACCTCTCCCAACGATGGCATGAGCCAATATTATCCGATCGAGTTGGAGGAGATCAAGGCCGGCGACGCGACGATCACGATGCCTCGGGGCCGCAACACCGTCCTGGTCCAGACCGCCGTCGTGCGGGTCAGCTTGCTGGTCGACAGCGTGTACCAGGAATTCAAGAAGGCGGTGATGGCTTCCGTCGGCGccgcgccgacggcgacgccggtggGGGCGCCCTTCGAGGTCTGCTTCCCGAAGGCGGGGGTCAGCGGCGCGCCGGACCTCGTGTTCACGTTCCAGGCCGGCGCCGCGCTGACGGTGCCGCCGGCGAACTACCTGTTCGACGTTGGGAACGACACGGTTTGCTTGTCGGTGATGAGCATCGCGCTGCTGAACATCACGGCGTTGGACGGGCTGAACATCCTGGGAAGCTTTCAGCAGGAGAACGTCCATCTCCTCTTCGACCTCGACAAGGACATGCTCTCCTTCGAGCCTGCAGACTGCAGCTCACTCTCCTAACTAACATTGGCTGCAGCCTGTGCAGTTTGTGCGTCAGCTTGGCTGTATATGTTTGTGTGGTTGTCAGGTGTGTACAACTCGCATGTTTATAGCCATAATAACGCAGCTAGCTaggcagcatgcatgcatgtgtgctgCGACATGCTTTGCTTTGCTCTCCCAGTGTCTACGCATTTTCCTTCGTGAACCTGCGTGCTTGTGTGTGGCATCCTAGTGTGATATGTTACTTGTTAGTGCAAATAATATATTCAGTCGTGATCTGGACTTGATTTAATTCCGTCATTCACTTGATCATTCCCATATGTAATGTTTTATTCTCACGGTCTCCTTCCCCTTATTAATGAtggtaaaattaaaattaattgcTCTATTAACATAAGGCTACAACTTATAGAAACAGATTGCTCATTCAGTTATCCTGCTAAACCACAGTTCCAAAATTAAATCAGTTTCCCCAGCTCGCAGCTAAGTATTAGTTTCTCTTGTTCCTATGGAGCAATCGTCATTACGCAGGCTGCTCATGAGATGACAAACCTGCTCCATTATAGATTAAGGTATACGTTACACTTTGAATGCAACCCATTCTGCTCCCGATTGGAAATTGTATTTTGCAATCTTGCCTTCATAAAGTCCTTAATTGGTGTAAAGTTCTGTTATCTTTAGCTTATTTTTACTCTACTGACGCCGATTCCACATGCACAAGGATTGGTGGGAAATACCTCGGAGCGAATTAAGATGGTATTTTGATGTTCTTCAAAAGAGAaggtggaggggggggggggggtgttccGAGCTTAAAAGAGACGATGGCCGAGGTAGCAGGGACCTAGCATGGTCACCACCTCGGCCTCTAGAGAGAAGGAGGGCAGTTAAGTTGGCTAGTGTTAGCACTTAACATCAGGGAATATATATCGCCGGAGTGGTTAGGAGATAGGGTGGTAGTGGTGGATCCTGCAGCGTGAGTGCGGGAGACGGTGGAGGAGAGGCGGGGTAGGGGAATCAACACTGAATTTGAGGAAGAGGACTACGGTGGCGCTGCAAATTTGACAAAGATAATGGAGGAGGGTATAAGGTGTGCATATGTGAATTCATAGGGTGGGTGTGCTCACATTTATATAAGCGCTTATGATTGCCTTTACAtcgttaataaaaaaataatttcaagaaaattgaCGGAATGGCGTGAACCGATGCCACGGCAGGGCGACTTCTTCGGCAACCTCACCAGCAGCGATCACTACATATATGCACAATCTGAGGAAAACTTTAAGGTTGCACAGACAAAAACCTACCAAACACGATGGATCATACATATGCGCTCTTgttatttcttttcctttttgacATCTATTGTGTATGTACGTACATAGAGAGGGATTAGCTGTTTTTTTAAATGGGGTTACTTGAGTAGATtgaatagatctaatctaactgGTGAAAATAATGGATTTACTGTGTTAGCCATGTACATTTATGGCTAAATGTTTTGCTTTCCCCTTATATTTTGTTCTTAGACTTTCTCTTATTTATAGAGCACCACATGCATTTTAGAAGAGTTTGTAGGATTGTAGGAACGCTATTACTTATACTCGCAATATACTTGTAGTCAACTATTGTTTTTTGTGGCTTAGTGGCGTCCTCTACTTACCTATCATTTGCTGATGGTTGCTCACTTAGTATCATCCTTTATCTTCGGTGCTTGATAACAATCTTGTTGAATGTTAGTGCACGGATGCCTTGTAAGCAATATGACCTGACAATTTATGGATAGTAGTTTGTATATAAACTTATATACATAGGGGTTAGCAGGGATATACGATTGATATATTATGCTATTTTTGATTGACAAAGTATATTACATATTAAGCATTTTAGTATATAAGAAATAAATTTAAGGTTATATTCTAAAGTGCTTATCGGATTGGCTACTCCCTTGTTTATCGTGACCACATTTACTGAATTTCTAAATGGTGCATATTTttgcaaaatattttatatataaaaattttctaaaaaacCAAGTAAATCCATTTTCATGTTTTAATATTAATACTTAATACTTTTTAGAAatatattaatacttaattaaactTTCTCTAATGACCTGTGTCGTTTCACGTGCCCTGGATAAGCTCACCCAATAAGCTAGATCGAACGAAGTCGAGGAGTGA
Above is a window of Oryza sativa Japonica Group chromosome 10, ASM3414082v1 DNA encoding:
- the LOC107279190 gene encoding aspartic proteinase nepenthesin-1-like; translation: MGRLIVTLLVLCAAATTCAAALRGHDPRRAMRGRLLADGGGAVVPFHWSPELYNVANFTIGTPPQAASAFIDLTGELVWTQCSQCIHCFKQDLPVFVPNASSTFKPEPCGTDVCKSIPTPKCASDVCAYDGVTGLGGHTVGIVATDTFAIGTAAPASLGFGCVVASDIDTMGGPSGFIGLGRTPWSLVAQMKLTRFSYCLAPHDTGKNSRLFLGASAKLAGGGAWTPFVKTSPNDGMSQYYPIELEEIKAGDATITMPRGRNTVLVQTAVVRVSLLVDSVYQEFKKAVMASVGAAPTATPVGAPFEVCFPKAGVSGAPDLVFTFQAGAALTVPPANYLFDVGNDTVCLSVMSIALLNITALDGLNILGSFQQENVHLLFDLDKDMLSFEPADCSSLS
- the LOC4349245 gene encoding aspartic proteinase nepenthesin-1, with amino-acid sequence MGRPVATLLVLCFISVTARAAAFRVHGRLLADAATEGGAVVPIHWTQAMNYVANFTIGTPPQPASAVIDLAGELVWTQCKQCGRCFEQGTPLFDPTASNTYRAEPCGTPLCESIPSDVRNCSGNVCAYEASTNAGDTGGKVGTDTFAVGTAKASLAFGCVVASDIDTMGGPSGIVGLGRTPWSLVTQTGVAAFSYCLAPHDAGKNSALFLGSSAKLAGGGKAASTPFVNISGNGNDLSNYYKVQLEGLKAGDAMIPLPPSGSTVLLDTFSPISFLVDGAYQAVKKAVTVAVGAPPMATPVEPFDLCFPKSGASGAAPDLVFTFRGGAAMTVPATNYLLDYKNGTVCLAMLSSARLNSTTELSLLGSLQQENIHFLFDLDKETLSFEPADCTKLS